The Bdellovibrio sp. GT3 genome contains the following window.
CCAGAGTCAGTCGTAGACTGGCCGCCTTAGAGCGAGACTTGGGCATTCAGCTGGTGTATCGAACCACGCGTCAGTTTCAGCTGACCGATGCCGGTCGGGCTTATTATGAGCGTTCTCGAGGTTTGGTAGAAGGGCTGGAAAGCCTTAGTGCAGAACTCAGTGAGGAAGTGGCTGATGTTTCCGGTTGGTTGCGTATTACGGCCTCTGATGATCTGGGTGTCTTGCACCTGCCGGATGTTTTGGCGGAGTTTTCAAAACAGCATCCCCGAGTCCGTTTCGAAGTTTTGTTGAGTCAGGCCTATGTGGATTTGGTGAAGGAATCCATCGATGTTGCAGTTCGTATCGGGATTTTGAAGGACAGCTCACTAAGAGTCAAAAAAGTGGCAACGCTAAAAAGTATTTTGGTGGCAAGCCCCGGCTTCCTTGAGCGCTATCGTCAAGCGGAGGACATTGATAGCTTGGGTTCAGTGCCGTTTTTAGGATTGGGATCGCAGCCAAAGCTGGAATTGTGGCGTTTGAGTGATGGTAAAAAAGTTTCTGTGAAAGTTGAGCCCGTATTTTTGGCCAACAATCCGAACATGGTTTTACAAATGGCTGTGCAGGGGCGGGGAATTGCAATGATACCGGAGTTCATCGCAGCGGAGCAGATTCGCCAAGGGCGTTTGGTTCATATTCATCGTGGTCTGCGTGGTCAGGAAATCCCGGTCAGTCTGGTTTCACCGGAACAAAGGGAAGTGTCATTGAAAACAAAGAAATTCATCGACTTTGCAGCCAAAAGACTTAAAGAGAAGTTTGAACAATTTTAAAAGATGCCAGCGAAGAATGAAAAGATATCTTCGTACTGAAATTTCAGTGAACTAAAGATCACCGCACCCCAAAGAAGTGCCACAACCCCCATCATCATCAGTTGCGGGAAGTGCAGCAAACTCATGGGGCCGGGTTGTTTGTTCAGCATTTCATCGATTTGCCCACGTTCCTGGTTTTCACGGAATCGACGGGCCAAACCTTGCGCCAATACGATTCTTTGGGTCATTTCCATTTTATAGAAATGAACGCCAACCAGTGTTTGAGAATTTGCAATGCTATCCAGACGAGTAACAATGGCGTAACACGCCATTTGACGTGAACCCGGTGGAGTGAATTGGATCTTGATGACTTCGCCTAAAATAGGGCATAGGTCGTCGGGAGCCGTGAATGCCAGTCCCGTCAGTGACACATTCTTGATCGAAGTTCCTTCTTCCCAAGGGACTTGCTTCGGACCCGCTACACGTACGATGCTCTCATCCTCTGTTTGAAGAATAAATCGGGGAGATCTGCCGTGATAGCGTGCGAGTGATGTCATACTGTTCTTTTCGG
Protein-coding sequences here:
- a CDS encoding LysR family transcriptional regulator gives rise to the protein MEQLDLNQIRTFVKLVQAGSFTKAAEVLHQPKSRVSRRLAALERDLGIQLVYRTTRQFQLTDAGRAYYERSRGLVEGLESLSAELSEEVADVSGWLRITASDDLGVLHLPDVLAEFSKQHPRVRFEVLLSQAYVDLVKESIDVAVRIGILKDSSLRVKKVATLKSILVASPGFLERYRQAEDIDSLGSVPFLGLGSQPKLELWRLSDGKKVSVKVEPVFLANNPNMVLQMAVQGRGIAMIPEFIAAEQIRQGRLVHIHRGLRGQEIPVSLVSPEQREVSLKTKKFIDFAAKRLKEKFEQF
- a CDS encoding PilZ domain-containing protein: MTSLARYHGRSPRFILQTEDESIVRVAGPKQVPWEEGTSIKNVSLTGLAFTAPDDLCPILGEVIKIQFTPPGSRQMACYAIVTRLDSIANSQTLVGVHFYKMEMTQRIVLAQGLARRFRENQERGQIDEMLNKQPGPMSLLHFPQLMMMGVVALLWGAVIFSSLKFQYEDIFSFFAGIF